A window from Lates calcarifer isolate ASB-BC8 linkage group LG7_2, TLL_Latcal_v3, whole genome shotgun sequence encodes these proteins:
- the LOC127139123 gene encoding uncharacterized protein LOC127139123 isoform X1, translating into MFFDVNPIGDPCSELTSSFKFPIITLLWLFFFKYGPQIPIVYVTDFAFIYSVGRILNRFSKDISQIDSMLPITFVDFYQNVASVIPLIPVIHLLVLEAFLPLHISSLQLGVQSSPTSHHLSRMMLIRKAPAAVSHTGEKAPAAVSHTGEDLSVDLRLETAPHPGPDKRRVGRTPPDPPVAPSHREVPFATGRLFTPVCWQLRDANQLPEELLLTLQRNAYPTTLPEAGALGEAHTQPFNQLVGKDSNWNHHREKRQT; encoded by the exons ATGTTCTTTGACGTCAACCCCATAGGTGATCCCTGCTCAGAACTGACATCCAGTTTCAAGTTTCCAATCATAACtctgttgtggttgtttttttttaagtatggGCCACAGATCCCCATTGTTTATGTCACTgactttgcttttatttactcTGTAGGAAGAATTCTCAACAGGTTTTCCAAAGACATCAGCCAGATAGACTCCATGTTACCCATCACCTTTGTGGACTTCTATCAA AATGTTGCCTCTGTCATCCCTCTGATTCCTGTCATTCATCTTCTTGTACTTGAGGCGTTTCTACCTCTGCACATCTCGAGTCTACAA CTCGGAGTCCAGTCTTCTCCCACCTCCCACCATCTGTCACGCATGATGCTCATCAG GAAGGCCCCTGCTGCAGTCAGCCACACAGGTGAGAAGGCCCCAGCTGCAGTCAGCCACACAGGTGAGGACCTCTCTGTGGACCTGAGGCTAGAAACTGCTCCACATCCAGGTCCAGAT AAACGCCGGGTGGGACGGACCCCACCCGACCCCCCCGTTGCTCCATCGCACCGTGAGGTCCCCTTCGCCACTGGACGGCTCTTCACCCCAGTCTGCTGGCAGCTGCGGGACGCGAACCAGCTCCCGGAGGAGCTGCTTCTGACGTTGCAGCGCAACGCTTATCCCACTACACTACCAGAGGCCGGGGCACTCGGGGAAGCTCACACACAGCCTTTCAACCAGCTAGTGGGCAAA GATTCAAACTGGAaccatcacagagagaagagacagacatga
- the LOC127139123 gene encoding uncharacterized protein LOC127139123 isoform X2: MFFDVNPIGDPCSELTSSFKFPIITLLWLFFFKYGPQIPIVYVTDFAFIYSVGRILNRFSKDISQIDSMLPITFVDFYQNVASVIPLIPVIHLLVLEAFLPLHISSLQLGVQSSPTSHHLSRMMLIRKAPAAVSHTGEKAPAAVSHTAVHAPEGPVHSSPQTKRRVGRTPPDPPVAPSHREVPFATGRLFTPVCWQLRDANQLPEELLLTLQRNAYPTTLPEAGALGEAHTQPFNQLVGKDSNWNHHREKRQT, from the exons ATGTTCTTTGACGTCAACCCCATAGGTGATCCCTGCTCAGAACTGACATCCAGTTTCAAGTTTCCAATCATAACtctgttgtggttgtttttttttaagtatggGCCACAGATCCCCATTGTTTATGTCACTgactttgcttttatttactcTGTAGGAAGAATTCTCAACAGGTTTTCCAAAGACATCAGCCAGATAGACTCCATGTTACCCATCACCTTTGTGGACTTCTATCAA AATGTTGCCTCTGTCATCCCTCTGATTCCTGTCATTCATCTTCTTGTACTTGAGGCGTTTCTACCTCTGCACATCTCGAGTCTACAA CTCGGAGTCCAGTCTTCTCCCACCTCCCACCATCTGTCACGCATGATGCTCATCAG GAAGGCCCCTGCTGCAGTCAGCCACACAGGTGAGAAGGCCCCAGCTGCAGTCAGCCACACAG CTGTCCACGCACCGGAGGGTCCTGTTCACTCTTCACCGCAAACT AAACGCCGGGTGGGACGGACCCCACCCGACCCCCCCGTTGCTCCATCGCACCGTGAGGTCCCCTTCGCCACTGGACGGCTCTTCACCCCAGTCTGCTGGCAGCTGCGGGACGCGAACCAGCTCCCGGAGGAGCTGCTTCTGACGTTGCAGCGCAACGCTTATCCCACTACACTACCAGAGGCCGGGGCACTCGGGGAAGCTCACACACAGCCTTTCAACCAGCTAGTGGGCAAA GATTCAAACTGGAaccatcacagagagaagagacagacatga